From a single Vibrio sp. BS-M-Sm-2 genomic region:
- the nirB gene encoding nitrite reductase large subunit NirB: MSKKKIVVVGNGMVGHKFIDNILQSDSDEFDVITFSEEPRLAYDRVQLTAYFNGKTADDLSLTSEEYYQSNGVNYLLNQKVAKLDTANQQVITESGHVESYDKLILATGSFPFVPPIPGNDQEHCHVYRTIEDLDAIELSSKSSKSGVVIGGGLLGLEAANAVKNLGLETHVVEFAPRLMAVQLDDGGGALLRRKIEDLGVQVHTEKATSEIVAGETSRYRMNFADGTHLETDMIVFSAGIRPQDALARSSDITIGERGGIVIDDNCQTNLDNVYAIGECALWDNKIFGLVAPGYSMAKIAASHIVSDGTDESEFTGADMSTKLKLLGVDVASIGEVHGKTEGAQSYTYNDEIEQVYKRLIISADGTKIVGAVLVGDAEAYGSLLQIKQNDMPLPENPSVLILPNLADDSGSAMGVEALPDSAVICSCFDVTKGDIKDAVSAGCTTMAALKETTNASTGCGGCSALAKQVLDSELSNLGVEVSNDICEHFAYSRQELTDIIRVNKIKTFDELLDSHGNGLGCTVCKPAVGSILASYWNDYILEDQHIELQDTNDIYLGNMQKDGTYSVVPRIAGGEITPDKLIVLGEVAKEFDLYTKITGGQRVDLFGAQLNELPIIWKKLIDAGFETGHAYGKSVRTVKSCVGSTWCRYGVDDSVGLAIRLENRYKGLRSPHKIKFAVSGCTRECAEAQSKDFGIIATDKGWNLYICGNGGMRPRHGDLFATDLDETTLLQYIDRILMFYTRTADRLQRTSVWMENLEGGIEYLKQVVIEDKLNVAEELEADIALNIEKYQCEWKTTIENPEKMKRFQHYINSEEMDTSLSFIKEREQRFPKPSLSDSSNTKRDTKLTKADQIEVTEVS, from the coding sequence ATGAGCAAGAAGAAAATCGTCGTTGTTGGTAACGGCATGGTTGGACACAAATTTATCGACAACATCCTGCAATCAGACAGTGATGAGTTTGATGTAATTACTTTTAGCGAAGAGCCAAGGCTAGCGTACGACCGTGTTCAGCTCACCGCCTACTTTAATGGTAAAACCGCTGATGACTTGTCATTAACCAGTGAAGAGTATTACCAAAGCAACGGCGTGAACTACTTGTTGAACCAGAAAGTCGCCAAGCTAGACACAGCCAATCAACAAGTCATCACTGAGAGTGGTCATGTTGAAAGTTACGACAAGCTAATCTTGGCGACGGGCTCTTTTCCTTTTGTTCCTCCTATTCCCGGTAACGACCAAGAACACTGTCACGTTTATCGTACTATCGAAGACTTAGACGCCATCGAGCTTTCAAGCAAGAGCAGCAAATCAGGCGTGGTCATTGGTGGGGGTCTGCTTGGCTTAGAAGCCGCAAACGCAGTCAAAAACCTTGGATTAGAAACTCATGTGGTTGAGTTTGCTCCTCGCCTGATGGCGGTTCAACTGGATGACGGTGGCGGCGCCCTACTGCGCAGAAAAATTGAAGACCTTGGTGTGCAAGTTCATACCGAGAAAGCAACCTCTGAAATTGTGGCAGGTGAAACGTCTCGCTACCGCATGAACTTTGCTGACGGCACACATCTAGAAACCGATATGATCGTGTTCTCTGCAGGTATTCGCCCACAGGATGCGCTGGCTCGTAGCTCTGACATTACCATTGGTGAACGTGGCGGCATCGTGATCGACGACAACTGCCAAACCAACCTCGACAACGTGTACGCGATTGGTGAATGTGCCCTATGGGACAACAAGATCTTCGGCTTAGTAGCCCCTGGTTATTCCATGGCAAAAATCGCGGCTTCGCATATTGTCTCTGACGGCACTGACGAGTCTGAATTCACTGGCGCAGACATGAGCACCAAGCTCAAGCTACTGGGTGTAGACGTAGCCAGTATTGGTGAAGTACACGGCAAGACGGAAGGCGCTCAGTCGTATACCTATAACGATGAAATCGAACAAGTTTATAAGCGCCTGATCATCTCAGCTGACGGTACAAAGATTGTCGGTGCAGTATTGGTTGGTGACGCAGAAGCCTATGGCTCGCTACTGCAAATCAAGCAAAACGATATGCCCCTTCCTGAAAACCCATCGGTACTCATTTTACCTAACTTGGCGGATGATTCAGGTTCGGCAATGGGTGTTGAAGCTCTGCCAGACAGCGCTGTGATCTGTTCATGTTTTGATGTGACCAAAGGCGACATTAAAGACGCGGTATCTGCTGGCTGCACCACCATGGCAGCACTGAAAGAAACCACCAACGCCTCAACCGGTTGTGGCGGTTGTTCTGCTCTTGCTAAACAGGTTCTGGATAGTGAGCTAAGTAACCTAGGTGTTGAAGTCTCTAACGATATTTGTGAGCACTTTGCTTATTCTCGCCAAGAACTCACTGACATCATCCGCGTCAACAAAATTAAGACCTTTGATGAGCTGTTAGATTCTCACGGAAACGGACTAGGTTGTACCGTATGTAAGCCAGCAGTCGGTTCAATTTTGGCTTCTTACTGGAACGATTACATCCTCGAAGATCAACACATCGAACTGCAAGACACCAACGACATCTACCTCGGTAACATGCAAAAAGATGGCACCTACTCTGTGGTACCACGTATTGCTGGCGGTGAAATCACACCAGATAAGTTAATCGTGCTTGGCGAAGTCGCAAAAGAGTTCGACCTGTATACCAAAATCACAGGTGGTCAACGTGTCGACTTGTTTGGCGCGCAACTTAACGAACTGCCAATCATCTGGAAAAAGCTGATCGATGCAGGTTTTGAAACTGGCCATGCCTACGGTAAATCAGTACGTACCGTGAAATCGTGTGTCGGTAGCACTTGGTGTCGATACGGTGTCGACGACAGTGTTGGCTTAGCGATTAGACTCGAGAACCGCTACAAAGGCTTACGCTCGCCACACAAGATCAAGTTTGCGGTTTCTGGCTGTACTCGTGAATGTGCAGAAGCTCAATCGAAAGACTTTGGCATTATCGCTACCGACAAAGGCTGGAACCTCTACATCTGTGGTAACGGCGGTATGCGTCCTCGCCATGGTGACCTTTTTGCTACCGACCTTGATGAAACCACTCTGCTGCAATACATCGACCGCATTCTGATGTTCTACACACGTACCGCGGATCGCCTACAGCGTACATCGGTATGGATGGAAAACCTTGAAGGCGGCATCGAATACCTCAAACAAGTCGTGATTGAAGACAAGCTCAACGTTGCTGAAGAACTTGAAGCCGATATCGCCCTCAACATCGAAAAATACCAGTGTGAATGGAAAACGACCATCGAAAACCCTGAAAAGATGAAACGCTTCCAGCACTACATCAACAGCGAAGAAATGGACACTAGCCTGTCATTCATCAAAGAACGAGAGCAACGCTTTCCAAAGCCAAGTTTGAGTGATTCTTCGAATACAAAACGCGATACAAAGCTGACTAAAGCAGACCAAATCGAAGTCACGGAAGTTTCATAA
- the nirD gene encoding nitrite reductase small subunit NirD: MENWTTVCSTRELTPNGGICAKVDDNQVAIFYCKRSDTLYGLSNYDPIGKANVMSRGIIGSLSGEPYVASPLYKQHYHLETGACLEQPDLKLVKFEVRKQGEQVQVLAPLAIAS, translated from the coding sequence ATGGAAAATTGGACAACCGTATGCAGCACCCGGGAGTTAACCCCAAATGGTGGAATTTGCGCCAAAGTAGACGATAACCAAGTGGCTATTTTTTACTGCAAGCGCAGCGACACGCTTTATGGGCTCTCTAATTACGACCCTATCGGCAAGGCGAATGTTATGTCACGTGGTATAATTGGTTCATTAAGCGGTGAGCCTTACGTAGCCTCGCCCTTATATAAGCAGCATTACCACTTAGAAACTGGCGCGTGCCTTGAACAACCCGATCTCAAGCTCGTGAAATTTGAAGTTCGCAAGCAAGGAGAGCAAGTACAGGTTCTCGCACCGCTTGCTATCGCCAGTTAA
- a CDS encoding NarK family nitrate/nitrite MFS transporter, with protein sequence MDNTKFSLLSFTGKMKTLHLSWMAFFITFVVWFNFAPLLQMVKTSLGLSTEEIKTLLILNVALTIPARVAIGMLTDRYGPRLVYSSLLAVCSIPCFMFAMADSFIQAAIARFLLGFIGAGFVVGIRLVSEWFPHNELGTAEGIYGGWGNFGSAAAAFTLPTLALVFGGEDGWRYAVGITGVMSLLFSVVFYKNVSDTPKGSTYFKPAQVTAMEVTSKGDFFFLLFMKIPMYAALALLAWKLSPSGIGMLSDTAVYGVYAVLAALYVYEVSQVWKVNKNVFKEEVPEIHQYKFKQVAVLNVLYFATFGSELAVVSMLPLFFSETFELTPVLAGMVASAYAFMNLMSRPGGGWISDKFGRKPTLLILTIGLAVGYFAMGQVDSTWPVWLAVVAAMACSFFVQAGEGAVFATVPLIKRRMTGQIAGMTGAYGNVGAVVYLTVLSFVSYQTFFLVIAGTAVLGFVTLMFMEEPNGQIAEVNDDGSVTLINVSS encoded by the coding sequence ATGGATAACACAAAATTTTCGCTGCTTTCATTTACGGGTAAGATGAAAACCTTACACCTAAGTTGGATGGCCTTTTTTATCACCTTTGTAGTGTGGTTCAACTTTGCTCCACTACTGCAAATGGTAAAAACCTCGCTTGGTCTTTCTACTGAAGAGATCAAAACACTCCTTATTCTCAACGTTGCCTTAACCATTCCGGCGCGTGTCGCCATTGGTATGTTAACTGACAGATACGGCCCTAGATTGGTCTACTCTTCGCTACTCGCGGTCTGTTCAATCCCTTGTTTTATGTTTGCTATGGCAGACTCTTTCATTCAAGCGGCGATTGCACGTTTCCTATTAGGCTTCATCGGTGCAGGCTTCGTGGTCGGTATTCGTCTTGTGTCTGAGTGGTTCCCACACAATGAATTAGGTACTGCAGAAGGTATCTACGGTGGTTGGGGTAACTTTGGTTCAGCTGCGGCAGCATTCACACTTCCTACACTGGCATTGGTATTTGGTGGCGAAGATGGCTGGCGTTATGCGGTTGGTATCACGGGTGTAATGAGCCTACTGTTCTCAGTTGTATTCTACAAAAATGTATCCGACACGCCAAAAGGTTCTACTTACTTCAAACCTGCTCAAGTAACAGCAATGGAAGTGACGTCTAAGGGTGACTTTTTCTTTCTACTCTTCATGAAGATCCCTATGTATGCGGCACTGGCTCTACTGGCTTGGAAACTGTCTCCATCAGGTATTGGCATGCTTTCGGACACAGCGGTTTACGGCGTGTATGCAGTACTTGCTGCCCTGTATGTTTACGAAGTTTCTCAGGTTTGGAAAGTAAACAAGAACGTATTTAAAGAAGAAGTGCCAGAGATTCACCAGTACAAATTTAAGCAAGTTGCTGTGTTGAACGTGTTGTATTTCGCGACATTTGGTTCTGAACTGGCTGTTGTTTCTATGCTGCCACTGTTCTTCTCTGAAACCTTTGAATTAACGCCGGTTCTGGCAGGTATGGTTGCATCGGCTTATGCGTTTATGAACCTGATGTCTCGCCCGGGTGGCGGTTGGATTTCAGATAAATTCGGTCGTAAACCAACACTGCTTATTCTTACGATTGGTCTTGCTGTGGGTTACTTTGCAATGGGTCAAGTCGACAGTACATGGCCAGTATGGCTAGCAGTTGTGGCTGCGATGGCGTGTTCTTTCTTCGTACAAGCGGGGGAAGGTGCGGTGTTTGCAACAGTACCTCTAATTAAACGTCGTATGACAGGTCAAATTGCAGGTATGACTGGCGCTTACGGTAACGTGGGTGCGGTGGTTTACCTAACGGTACTTTCATTCGTAAGTTACCAAACCTTCTTCTTAGTGATTGCAGGAACAGCGGTACTAGGCTTCGTTACTCTGATGTTCATGGAAGAGCCTAACGGTCAAATCGCCGAAGTAAACGACGACGGTAGCGTGACCTTAATTAACGTATCGAGCTAA
- a CDS encoding protein kinase, translating into MTISFSQGQVITPESNNQLMLKFGGYSNKGVRDENQDAIIVKHPKTRAEQELKGSVACIADGASCSEHGQKASHTSVMQFIDDYYATPNSWSIQRSAQKVLTSLNSWLFNTSVSNIHPAQQVNHNALVSTFSSVILKSNTAHIFHVGDSRIYLLRDGELRQLTRDHTRKTMGQKHYLTRALGMDNQLNVDYQTLPIKKNDCFILTSDGVHEFVSPNTFKEHIDKPGVDFEHAAQTICNTALSYNSSDNVSCLIVQVNHLPKPSLIEFHEKLAKRAIPPALKLGQSIDNFMVLEVLYAGSRSHVYRVMQKDTQTEFVLKVPSVQYHDSPSQLRAFFNEQWAGILLNNKKVMKVYPTPEHSQFLYQICEWVEGITLRQWMYDNPKPSLNEVREILEKITQGIRVLQRADMVHRDLKPENIMIQRDGEIKIIDLGAVLVRGLEEGELTDKDDTPLGAVNYIAPETIKHNTATTSSDLFSIAVIGYEMLTGTLPYSEMTAQSLNQSRHHQWEYQPITQKRADLPSWVDLVLQKACAESPSERHQVLGDFVADLYTPNQSLVKSKAKQPLINRNPIQFWKVLALLLGIVAIVEMGLLLSTS; encoded by the coding sequence ATGACGATTTCATTCAGCCAAGGGCAAGTCATCACGCCTGAATCCAATAATCAGCTTATGCTTAAATTTGGTGGTTATTCCAATAAAGGCGTACGTGATGAAAACCAAGACGCCATCATTGTAAAGCACCCTAAGACTCGTGCAGAGCAAGAGCTAAAAGGCAGTGTTGCTTGTATAGCCGACGGCGCAAGTTGCAGTGAGCACGGCCAAAAAGCCAGTCACACTAGCGTGATGCAGTTTATCGACGACTATTACGCCACGCCCAATAGCTGGAGCATTCAGCGTTCAGCGCAAAAAGTCCTAACCTCGCTCAACTCTTGGCTGTTCAACACTTCTGTTTCTAATATTCATCCCGCACAACAAGTTAACCACAATGCGCTCGTTTCCACCTTTAGCAGCGTGATATTGAAATCGAACACCGCGCATATATTCCATGTGGGTGACAGTCGAATTTACCTATTAAGAGATGGTGAACTGCGCCAACTTACTCGAGACCATACTCGTAAAACCATGGGGCAGAAGCATTACCTGACGCGAGCTTTAGGTATGGATAATCAGCTCAACGTTGACTATCAAACCTTGCCAATCAAGAAGAATGATTGCTTCATCCTCACATCGGATGGTGTGCATGAGTTTGTCTCGCCCAACACATTCAAGGAACATATCGACAAACCCGGCGTTGATTTCGAACACGCTGCACAAACGATCTGTAATACCGCTTTAAGCTACAACAGTTCAGACAACGTAAGCTGCTTGATTGTGCAAGTTAACCACCTACCTAAGCCTTCGCTCATTGAATTCCATGAAAAACTGGCTAAACGTGCCATCCCACCCGCTTTAAAACTCGGGCAAAGTATCGACAACTTTATGGTACTTGAGGTGTTGTATGCAGGCTCAAGAAGCCATGTGTATCGTGTTATGCAGAAAGACACACAAACCGAGTTCGTGCTAAAAGTCCCTTCCGTTCAATATCACGATAGCCCGTCGCAACTCCGAGCCTTCTTTAATGAACAATGGGCGGGGATCTTGCTGAATAATAAGAAGGTAATGAAGGTTTACCCGACGCCAGAACATTCGCAATTTTTATATCAAATCTGCGAATGGGTTGAAGGCATCACGCTAAGACAATGGATGTACGACAATCCAAAGCCGTCACTCAATGAAGTGCGCGAAATCTTAGAAAAGATCACGCAAGGTATTCGAGTATTACAACGCGCAGACATGGTGCACCGAGACTTAAAGCCCGAGAACATCATGATTCAACGTGATGGTGAGATAAAAATCATCGACCTTGGTGCAGTGTTAGTGAGAGGCCTTGAAGAGGGAGAGCTCACAGACAAAGACGATACACCATTAGGCGCGGTCAATTATATTGCGCCAGAAACCATCAAGCACAATACGGCGACCACTAGTTCAGATTTGTTCTCTATCGCAGTGATCGGCTATGAGATGCTAACGGGTACATTGCCCTACTCTGAGATGACCGCACAATCGCTTAATCAATCTCGTCACCATCAATGGGAATACCAACCCATCACCCAGAAACGAGCGGACTTACCAAGCTGGGTGGATTTGGTGTTACAAAAAGCCTGTGCGGAATCGCCAAGCGAACGTCATCAAGTGTTGGGGGATTTTGTCGCTGACCTTTACACACCGAACCAAAGCTTGGTAAAAAGCAAAGCCAAGCAACCTTTGATAAACCGAAACCCAATCCAGTTTTGGAAAGTGTTGGCCTTGTTGCTCGGCATTGTTGCCATTGTAGAAATGGGCTTATTACTGAGTACGAGTTAA
- the cra gene encoding catabolite repressor/activator, which yields MTLDEIAKLAGVSKTTASYVINGKAQKYRISEKTQQKVMAVVEEYNYRPDHAASSLRAGNSRSFGLIIPDLENSSYARLAKLIEQNSRKVGYQILIGCSDDDAETERKVAEALVSRRIDALLVASSMPDANEFYLKLQNSGTPVIAIDRPLDDEHFACVISEDFEAAFELTHSILDDSIHSVGLIGALPDLNISRERHLGFEAANKAHTQQTGLTENKPMVVGYGEHFDRESGREVFEDWIAKGTVPDAIVTMSYTLLEGVLDVMVEKPELINQVKLATFGDNRLLDFLPFKVHSLPQQFEVIADSAFALALNASAKRYQAGIELVPRSLVRRG from the coding sequence ATGACACTTGATGAAATTGCTAAATTGGCTGGAGTATCGAAAACCACGGCCAGTTATGTCATCAACGGCAAGGCGCAGAAATACAGAATCAGTGAAAAGACTCAGCAGAAAGTCATGGCGGTTGTGGAAGAGTATAACTACCGACCAGACCATGCTGCTTCGTCGCTGCGTGCTGGTAATAGTCGTTCATTTGGTTTGATTATTCCTGATCTCGAAAACAGCAGTTACGCGCGTTTAGCAAAATTGATAGAGCAGAACTCACGTAAAGTGGGCTATCAAATCCTGATTGGGTGTTCTGATGATGATGCTGAAACCGAACGAAAGGTCGCTGAAGCTTTGGTGAGCCGTCGTATCGATGCCTTGCTGGTGGCTAGCTCAATGCCAGACGCCAATGAGTTTTACTTGAAGCTGCAAAACTCAGGTACACCCGTAATCGCGATTGACCGTCCGTTAGATGATGAGCACTTTGCGTGTGTGATCAGTGAAGATTTCGAAGCCGCATTTGAACTGACTCACTCGATCCTTGATGACAGCATTCATAGTGTTGGTTTAATCGGCGCGTTACCTGATCTGAACATTTCACGCGAACGTCACTTAGGTTTTGAAGCAGCGAACAAAGCGCATACTCAACAAACAGGGCTAACAGAAAATAAGCCGATGGTTGTGGGTTATGGAGAACACTTTGATAGAGAATCAGGGCGAGAGGTTTTTGAAGACTGGATAGCTAAAGGCACAGTTCCTGATGCGATTGTGACTATGTCTTACACCTTGTTAGAAGGTGTGTTGGATGTGATGGTCGAAAAGCCAGAGCTGATCAATCAAGTAAAGCTGGCAACCTTTGGTGATAACCGTTTATTGGACTTCTTACCTTTTAAAGTCCATTCACTGCCACAGCAATTCGAAGTGATTGCAGATAGTGCTTTTGCCTTGGCGTTAAATGCTTCCGCTAAGCGTTATCAAGCTGGTATTGAGCTAGTGCCGAGAAGCTTAGTTAGACGAGGCTAA
- the fruB gene encoding fused PTS fructose transporter subunit IIA/HPr protein: protein MLKLSKSDITLGQKADDKFKAIQHIAGDLTAKGLVDSGYVEGMLNRENQNSTFLGNGIAIPHGTTDTRNLVKKTGVAVHHFPEGIDWADGNRVYVAIGIAAKSDEHLGILKQLTKVLAADGVEEKLKQAKSEDEIIALLNGEVQLEADLDASLVQLLFPASDMVQMSAVAGGLLKNTGCTDNAFVADLVTKTPTHLGQGLWLLGSDKGVTRTGVSFVSTANHCEYEGTPVKALVAFAACNSAHQSILANLSKMVFEGKQQQLLTADVAQVIGLLKGEAVSTASQDDDNCAVFKIKNAHGLHARPGAMLVAEAKKFESTIRVSNLDGDGKEVNAKSLMKVIALGVKHGHQLQFVAEGEDAAQALESIGKAIASGLGEG from the coding sequence ATGCTTAAATTATCAAAATCTGACATCACTCTTGGTCAAAAGGCCGATGACAAATTCAAAGCAATCCAACACATTGCTGGCGACCTTACCGCGAAAGGCTTAGTTGACTCTGGCTACGTTGAAGGAATGCTGAACCGTGAAAACCAGAACTCTACGTTCCTAGGTAACGGCATCGCGATTCCTCACGGAACGACTGACACTCGCAACCTAGTAAAAAAGACAGGCGTAGCGGTACACCACTTCCCTGAAGGTATTGATTGGGCAGACGGCAACCGTGTTTACGTAGCAATTGGTATTGCAGCTAAATCTGACGAGCACTTAGGCATTCTTAAGCAGCTAACGAAAGTGCTAGCGGCTGACGGTGTTGAAGAGAAATTAAAGCAAGCGAAATCAGAAGACGAAATCATCGCCCTACTTAACGGCGAAGTTCAGCTAGAAGCAGACCTAGATGCTTCTTTGGTTCAGCTACTGTTCCCTGCAAGCGACATGGTTCAAATGTCGGCAGTTGCAGGCGGCCTTCTTAAGAATACAGGTTGCACAGACAACGCATTCGTTGCCGACCTAGTAACAAAAACACCAACTCACCTAGGCCAAGGCCTGTGGTTGTTGGGCAGCGATAAAGGCGTAACTCGCACTGGCGTATCGTTTGTTTCAACAGCAAACCATTGTGAGTATGAAGGCACACCAGTGAAAGCATTGGTCGCATTCGCAGCTTGCAACAGCGCGCACCAATCTATTCTGGCAAACCTAAGCAAGATGGTTTTCGAAGGTAAACAGCAACAACTGTTAACTGCTGACGTTGCACAAGTGATTGGCCTTCTAAAAGGTGAAGCGGTTTCTACAGCGTCTCAAGACGATGACAACTGCGCAGTATTCAAAATCAAAAACGCACACGGCCTACACGCTCGCCCGGGTGCAATGCTGGTAGCAGAAGCGAAGAAATTCGAATCAACTATCCGCGTTTCAAACCTAGATGGTGACGGAAAAGAAGTGAACGCGAAGAGCTTGATGAAAGTGATCGCACTTGGCGTTAAACACGGCCACCAGCTTCAGTTTGTTGCTGAAGGTGAAGATGCAGCACAAGCACTTGAATCGATTGGCAAAGCTATCGCTTCAGGCCTTGGCGAAGGTTAA
- the pfkB gene encoding 1-phosphofructokinase: MSDKQIKAVTVTLNPALDLTGAIDALNVGSVSLVNKGSLHAAGKGVNVAKVLSELGAKVTVTGFLGRNNEEAFCQLFEQMGATDRFIRVDGATRINVKLVENSGQVSDINFPGVPVDADAIKAFEETLLELAETHDYFVIAGSLPQGVSPELCASWVQRLRDLGKKVLFDSSRDALKAGINAQPWLIKPNDEELSQLFNAELTTRDQCQHAGQALSEKGIDNIVVSLGAEGVMWLNQGEWLHAQPPRMQVVSTVGAGDTLVAGLCWGHMQQMPKPELIKFATALSALAVSQVGVGITSQQELDSVLQNIQLQSLSAPTSQLDTSK, encoded by the coding sequence ATGTCTGATAAACAAATCAAAGCCGTTACCGTTACGCTAAACCCTGCCCTAGACCTGACTGGCGCTATCGACGCACTTAACGTGGGTTCAGTGAGCCTAGTAAACAAAGGCTCTCTACATGCGGCAGGCAAAGGCGTAAACGTAGCAAAAGTACTGTCAGAGCTTGGCGCTAAAGTGACCGTAACAGGTTTCCTTGGTCGCAATAACGAAGAAGCCTTCTGCCAACTGTTCGAACAGATGGGCGCAACTGACCGCTTCATCCGAGTTGATGGCGCGACTCGTATCAACGTGAAATTGGTAGAGAATTCAGGCCAAGTAAGCGACATCAACTTCCCAGGTGTTCCTGTTGATGCTGACGCGATTAAAGCGTTTGAAGAAACCTTGTTAGAACTGGCTGAAACGCACGATTACTTCGTGATTGCAGGCAGCTTGCCACAAGGCGTATCGCCAGAGCTTTGCGCTTCTTGGGTACAACGCTTGCGTGACCTAGGTAAAAAGGTGCTGTTCGACAGTAGCCGTGACGCACTTAAAGCCGGTATCAATGCACAACCTTGGTTAATTAAGCCAAACGATGAAGAGCTATCTCAACTATTCAACGCAGAACTGACAACACGTGACCAATGCCAACACGCAGGCCAAGCCCTAAGTGAAAAAGGCATCGATAACATCGTGGTATCACTTGGCGCAGAAGGCGTGATGTGGCTAAACCAAGGTGAATGGTTACATGCTCAACCGCCGCGTATGCAAGTGGTGAGCACGGTAGGCGCAGGTGACACCTTAGTTGCTGGCCTATGTTGGGGTCACATGCAACAGATGCCAAAACCAGAACTTATTAAATTCGCCACTGCCCTATCTGCTCTAGCAGTTTCACAGGTAGGCGTGGGCATCACCAGCCAACAAGAGCTGGATTCAGTACTACAAAATATCCAATTACAGTCGCTTAGTGCTCCAACTAGCCAGTTAGACACAAGCAAATAG